From a single Stomoxys calcitrans chromosome 4, idStoCalc2.1, whole genome shotgun sequence genomic region:
- the LOC106090521 gene encoding open rectifier potassium channel protein 1 encodes MMSPKRMILLLIFYISYLMFGASIYYHIEHGLEYHRRAEELKERIAINEYILENLDDKNVTVQNEVLERISDYCGKPVTDYRSDEYEIPYTWTFYHSFFFAFTVCSTVGYGNISPTTTLGRMIMIVYSVIGIPINGILFAGLGEYFGKTFQSIYARYKKYKMSRDVHYVPPQLGLITTVVIALVPGITLFLLIPSWVFSYFEDWPYSLAFYYSYVTTTTIGFGDYVPTFQPQQPREFGGWFVVYQIFIIVWFIFSLGYLLMIMTFITRGLQSKKLARLEQQLSTNIKATQHRIWSGVTKDVGYLRRILNELYILKFKPVYTEPAEYDYSLYRSLSCPELTMYRVDPIPVPSRKRAFSECYGVVEARDDNTLFTVHASSDTELNKIDRQKSFESAEAFRQTTGLLAKVVSALATVQPPQDEDTTLGTASMYGGYHGFSDSQILASEWSFPGVNEIPKPRGRACSDFNLDPKWKSNVARRSTMGGHNEWTWSGDNEQIQEAINIRCRQMDRERENIYRSSLGLPTLDHVVNVDEEELNRKPAAQANRPKKFSIPDGFRRLFPFKKRSSQVDWPNEDGEKGDKRKFSVASVPEAIQHQTPSLDYYSTVTANASPSYFRNGKPVQTSNGSLNTRLSSSGLNNINENPRMDIAQLADTNTSSITTNTSYQRNPQAQGARKRRDSVFAQNLAISNRRASMFPPSTAAAALNQRRGSAFNPERRGSNASVAGFNPPPRRGSLFPMASNANRRPSVLSSASQEDMEVLENTTLADLIRALEVVHTQAVLGEQAEASAQANKAGNSGLSNLFRSDKKKRKVGSAGLDPPQLSPILSLFGNDARAMNTAAANRLYARRSTVVGTLPQTAQQLNQISITPSNASSILSRRRLSTMQMKDPPPSYSETDSQMSVGSVNSAQSKFKRRFSVRPTALQIPPGMAPPPGVNVNTVVPPGSPTSSQTLLQRRLSLRPSPLAQPTITATTPDGSTISPTPSTSSTARLLPLAARASNTSTHSPLSRIAQISQAQRKSSMPDGFGSPKTDKQ; translated from the exons AATATATTCTAGAAAATTTGGATGATAAAAATGTTACAGTTCAAAATGAAGTCTTGGAACGCATTTCGGATTATTGCGGCAAACCGGTTACCGATTATCGCAGCGATGAATATGAAATACCCTATACGTGGACTTTTTATCATTCGTTTTTCTTTGCCTTCACTGTGTGTTCTACAGTGGGTTATGGCAATATATCACCCACCACCACACTGGGCCGTATGATAATGATAGTGTACTCGGTAATCGGTATACCCATAAATGGTATCCTATTTGCGGGATTGGGAGAATATTTTGGCAAAACg TTTCAATCGATTTATGCACGttacaaaaagtacaaaatgagCCGTGATGTTCATTATGTGCCACCGCAATTGGGTTTAATTACCACAGTTGTGATAGCTTTGGTACCGGGCATAACGCTGTTTCTGCTCATACCATCTTGGGTGTTCTCCTACTTTGAAGATTGGCCATATTCATTGGCATTTTATTATTCCTATGTGACCACAACCACCATTGGATTTGGTGATTATGTGCCCACATTTCAGCCACAACAG CCCAGAGAATTTGGCGGCTGGTTTGTGGTTTATCAGATATTCATTATTGTCTGGTTCATATTCTCCTTGGGTTATTTGTTGATGATAATGACTTTCATTACAAG AGGCTTACAAAGCAAGAAATTAGCTCGCCTGGAGCAGCAACTATCAACGAATATTAAAGCCACTCAACATCGTATCTGGAGTGGTGTCACCAAAGATGTGGGCTATTTGCGTAGGATATTGAATGAATTGTATATTCTGAAGTTTAAG CCGGTGTACACGGAGCCAGCCGAATACGATTATTCTCTATATCGTTCGCTTTCTTGCCCAGAGCTAACCATGTACAGAGTTGATCCTATACCAGTGCCAAGTCGCAAACGTGCATTCTCCGAATGTTATGGCGTTGTAGAGGCTCGTGATGACAACACTCTGTTTACAGTACATGCTTCCTCCGATACCGAATTGAATAAAATCGATCGGCAGAAATCATTTGAAAGTGCTGAAGCTTTCAGACAGACCACCGGTTTATTGGCAAAAGTGGTCAGTGCCTTGGCTACGGTACAGCCACCTCAAGATGAAGATACCACTTTGGGAACCGCCAGCATGTATGGTGGTTATCATGGCTTTTCCGACTCACAGATATTGGCCAGCGAATGGTCATTTCCGGGTGTTAATGAAATACCAAAGCCCAGAGGCAGAGCTTGTTctgactttaatttggatcctAAATGGAAATCGAATGTTGCTCGCCGTTCCACAATGGGTGGCCATAATGAATGGACTTGGAGTGGTGATAATGAACAAATCCAAGAGGCTATTAACATACGCTGTCGTCAAATGGACCGTGAGCGTGAGAATATATACCGCAGCAGTTTGGGACTACCCACTCTGGATCATGTTGTGAATGTGGATGAAGAGGAGTTGAATAGGAAGCCTGCCGCTCAAGCAAACAGGCCAAAGAAATTCTCTATACCCGATGGATTCAGACGCTTGTTTCCCTTTAAAAAGCGTTCATCACAAGTTGACTGGCCCAATGAAGATGGCGAAAAAGGCGACAAACGCAAATTTTCTGTTGCCAGTGTACCCGAGGCTATACAGCACCAAACACCTTCGCTGGATTACTATAGCACAGTAACAGCCAATGCCAGCCCCTCTTATTTCCGCAATGGCAAACCTGTGCAGACTTCCAACGGCAGTCTTAATACTCGTCTTTCCTCATCAGGCTTGAACAACATCAACGAAAATCCACGCATGGATATAGCTCAGTTGGCTGACACTAACACAAGTTCAATAACTACCAACACTTCGTATCAGAGAAATCCTCAAGCTCAAGGAGCCCGCAAGAGAAGAGATTCAGTATTCGCCCAAAATCTAGCCATTTCCAATCGCAGAGCAAGCATGTTTCCCCCCAGCACTGCTGCTGCGGCCCTTAACCAAAGACGTGGTAGTGCATTTAATCCCGAACGAAGGGGCAGCAATGCATCCGTCGCTGGTTTCAATCCACCACCCAGAAGGGGAAGTCTATTTCCGATGGCCTCTAATGCTAATCGTAGGCCTAGTGTTTTGTCTTCAGCTTCCCAAGAAGATATGGAAGTTTTGGAAAATACCACTTTGGCTGATTTGATAAGAGCTTTGGAAGTGGTGCACACCCAGGCAGTACTGGGCGAGCAAGCTGAAGCTTCAGCTCAAGCCAACAAGGCTGGCAATAGTGGCCTTTCCAATTTATTCCGTTCCGATAAAAAGAAACGAAAAGTTGGTAGTGCTGGTCTAGACCCGCCACAGCTATCGCCCATATTATCGCTATTTGGCAACGATGCCAGGGCAATGAACACAGCAGCTGCCAACCGTTTGTATGCACGAAGATCCACAGTAGTTGGAACCTTGCCCCAGACCGCACAACAACTCAATCAAATTTCCATTACTCCCAGTAATGCCAGCAGCATATTAAGCCGACGCCGTCTATCGACAATGCAAATGAAGGATCCACCACCCAGCTACTCGGAAACTGATTCTCAAATGTCGGTAGGCAGCGTTAACTCAGCTCAATCAAAATTCAAACGCCGTTTTAGTGTAAGACCTACAGCATTACAAATTCCTCCAGGTATGGCACCGCCACCCGGAGTCAATGTTAACACAGTAGTTCCGCCGGGATCACCAACATCCTCGCAGACGCTTTTACAGCGCCGTTTATCACTCCGACCATCGCCCTTGGCCCAGCCAACCATAACAGCCACAACACCTGATGGCTCAACCATCAGTCCCACACCTTCGACCAGCAGCACAGCGCGTCTGCTGCCACTTGCGGCTCGTGCTTCTAATACCAGTACTCACTCACCATTATCACGCATAGCGCAAATATCACAAGCTCAACGCAAATCCAGTATGCCCGACGGTTTCGGCTCTCCCAAGACGGACAAACAATAA